The genomic region TGTGTTCGGGGTGGAGCGGGTCGCGGCGCTGGCGGGAACGGGGCAGGCGCAGGCCTGACGCGAGGCGCCGGGCGGGCGGACGGCGGCCTGACGGGAGGGGCCGGGCCGACGGAGGCCGATTGTCAGTGGTGGGTGCCACCATCGACGCATGACCTTGATCCAGGATTTCCGAGCACCGTCCGCGTCCGCCGAGAGCCGCGCGTCCCGGCTCGCCCCGCGCCATGCCGGCGGCTACAGCCGTCCCGCCTCCACGATCCGGCGCAAGAAGCGCCGCGTGCGTTCCTCCCGCGGGTCGCCGAACACCTCCTCGGCCGTGCCGCGTTCCAGTACGACGCCGCCGTCGAGGAAACAGACCTGGTCTGCGACATCGCGCGCGAAACCCATCTCGTGCGTGGCCAGCACCATGGTCATGCCGTCGCCCTTCAAGTCCCGGACGACGGCCAGGACTTCACCCACCAGCTCCGGGTCGAGGGCCGCGGTGATCTCGTCGAGGAGCAGCAGCCTGGGGCGTACGGCCAGGGCGCGGACGATCGCGGCCCGTTGCTGCTGGCCGCCGCTGAGGCGGTCCGGGTACTCGCCCGCCTTGGCGCCGAGCCCGAGCCGGTCGAGCAGTTCACGGGCGTGCGCCTCCGCCGCCGCCCGGTCCACGCCGTGCACGCGGCGCGGGGCCAGCGTGATGTTCTCCAGGACGGTCATGTGCGGAAAGAGGTTGTACGCCTGGAAGACCACGCCGATCCGGCGGCGCACCGCGTCCTGGTCGGCCCGGGGGTCGGTGATCTCCTCGTCGTCCAGCCAGATCGCGCCGTCGTCGATCTCCTCCAGGAGATTCGCGCAGCGCAGCAGCGTCGACTTGCCCGAGCCGGAGGCTCCGATCAGTGCGGTCACCGTGTGCGGGGCGACCTCCAGATCGACGTCCCGCAGGACGACCGAGTCGCCGAAGGTCTTGCGGACGGCCTCCATCCGCAGCACAGGCACGCCCGAGTCCGTGAGTGTCTCGCTCATATGCTCCCTCCCTGCGCCTGCCGCCGGTCCATCCGTGCCGTGACCCAGTCGGTGAAGCGGGTCATCGGGATGGTCAGTGCGACGAAGACCAGTCCCGCGACGATGTACGGCGTGTAGTTGAGGCTGCGGCCCACGATGATGTCCGCGGCGCGCACGGCGTCGACCGCGCCGCCGATCGAGACGAGCCCGGTGTCCTTCTGCAGGGACACCAAGTCGTTGAGCAGCGGCGGCACCTGACGGCGCACGGCCTGGGGGAGCACCACGTACCGCAACGTCTGACGGTTGTTCAGCCCCAGCGAGCGGGCCGCGGCGCGCTGCGAGGGGTGGACCGACTCGATGCCGGCGCGGAACACCTCGGCGACATACGCCGAGTACGTCAGGGTGAGCGCCGTCCCGCCGAGCAGCACCGGATCGACCGTGATGCCCTGCAGCCGCAGCGCCGGCACACCCAGCACCACGATCATCAGGTTGATGATCAGCGGCAGCCCACGGAAGAAGTCGGTGTACGCGGCGGCCAGCGCCCTCAGCGGGAAGAACACCGGGCCGCGCAGGGTGCGTGCGACGGCGATCAGCATGCCGAGGACGAGGACCGCGACGCCGCACACCAGCAGGAGCCGGACGTTCAGCCACAGCCCTTCGAGGACCTTGGGCAACGCCTCGCGCGCGTATTGCGCGCTGAAGAACGTCTCCTTGGTGCGCGGCCAGCCGGGCGCGTTGACGACGACGAGGTAGAGGACGACGCCGGTCACGAGGGTGGACAGCGCGGCGATCGCCGTCGCGCGGCGGGCGCGGGAGCGTTTGTAGCGCTCCCGCTCGACCCGCCGTCGCGACGGGACGTACGCCTCGCGCGGGTCGCCCTCGCCGGAGTCTCCCTCCGGCTCCCCGCCCGACTCCTCCTTCACGACCGTCACTTGAGGACCGGTGCGTCGACGGCGTCGGACAGCCACTGCTTCTCGATGGCGGAGAGGGTGCCGTCCTCGCGCAGGGCGTCCACGGCGTCCGTCACGCACGAGGTGAGCGCGCTGCCCTTGTCGAGGACGAGCCCGAACTGCTCCGGCGTACCGCCCTGGTTCTCGAACTGTCCGACGATCCTCGCGTCCGTCACCTCGGCCGCGGTGATGTAGAACGCGGTCGGCAGGTCGACCACGATGGCGTCCACCTGGCCGTTCTTCAGCGCGGACTTGGCCTGGTCGTTTTTCGCGTACGCGGCCGGCTCCTCGGTCGGCTTCACCACGTCGTTGATGTAGTTCAGGCTGGTGGTGCCGACCTGGGCGCCCAGTTTCACGCCCTTGAGGTCGGCGATGCTCTTCGCCTTCGCGGCCTTGGAGTTCTTCAGCGCGATGACGGCCTGGCGTACGTCGTAGTAGCCGGACGAGAAGTCGACGGCCTTCTTGCGCTCGTCGCTGATCGACACCTGGTTGATGTCGAAGTCGAAGGTCTTCTCGCCGGGCGCGAAAGCCTTGTTGAAGGGCACGGTCTGCCAGACGACGTCGCCCTTGTCGTAGCCGAGCTGCTTCGCCACGGCGTACGCGACGGCCGACTCGAAGCCCTCGCCGTTGGCCGGCTTGCCGTTTTTGAACCATGGCTCGTACGCGGGTTCGTCGGTCGCGATGGTCAGCTTCCCGGAGGTCTCCGTGCCCAGTTCGCCCTTGGCGCACGACTCGGCGCCGGAACCGGAGGGCTTGTCGGCGGCCTTCTCCTCGGGTTGCGGGGCGCAGCCGACGGCGACGGCGAGCAGAGCGACGGTGGCGGTGGACGCGGCACGGCGCAAGGCGCGTTGGGCAAGATGCATGGCGGGAGAGTGACAGTGCGTGGGCCCGTTTGTCGAGGTCACAGGGGCAACTGTCCGCATCATGGGAACGAGTGTTGCAATGCTGTGAACTCGTGGGACGCCGCGGTGTCAGGACGGCCGGGGGCGGTGGCCGCCGGACGTCGGCCACCGCTGCCAGGGCGGGGCCGCCGGCCGAGGGCGGGGATCGATAGGCCGGCGACCCACCCGCGCAGGAGCCGTCATCCTGTGCGGGACCAACTACCAGTGGACCGCGCGCTCCCACGCGC from Streptomyces sp. NBC_00878 harbors:
- a CDS encoding amino acid ABC transporter ATP-binding protein, with product MSETLTDSGVPVLRMEAVRKTFGDSVVLRDVDLEVAPHTVTALIGASGSGKSTLLRCANLLEEIDDGAIWLDDEEITDPRADQDAVRRRIGVVFQAYNLFPHMTVLENITLAPRRVHGVDRAAAEAHARELLDRLGLGAKAGEYPDRLSGGQQQRAAIVRALAVRPRLLLLDEITAALDPELVGEVLAVVRDLKGDGMTMVLATHEMGFARDVADQVCFLDGGVVLERGTAEEVFGDPREERTRRFLRRIVEAGRL
- a CDS encoding amino acid ABC transporter permease, which codes for MTVVKEESGGEPEGDSGEGDPREAYVPSRRRVERERYKRSRARRATAIAALSTLVTGVVLYLVVVNAPGWPRTKETFFSAQYAREALPKVLEGLWLNVRLLLVCGVAVLVLGMLIAVARTLRGPVFFPLRALAAAYTDFFRGLPLIINLMIVVLGVPALRLQGITVDPVLLGGTALTLTYSAYVAEVFRAGIESVHPSQRAAARSLGLNNRQTLRYVVLPQAVRRQVPPLLNDLVSLQKDTGLVSIGGAVDAVRAADIIVGRSLNYTPYIVAGLVFVALTIPMTRFTDWVTARMDRRQAQGGSI
- a CDS encoding ABC transporter substrate-binding protein, whose translation is MHLAQRALRRAASTATVALLAVAVGCAPQPEEKAADKPSGSGAESCAKGELGTETSGKLTIATDEPAYEPWFKNGKPANGEGFESAVAYAVAKQLGYDKGDVVWQTVPFNKAFAPGEKTFDFDINQVSISDERKKAVDFSSGYYDVRQAVIALKNSKAAKAKSIADLKGVKLGAQVGTTSLNYINDVVKPTEEPAAYAKNDQAKSALKNGQVDAIVVDLPTAFYITAAEVTDARIVGQFENQGGTPEQFGLVLDKGSALTSCVTDAVDALREDGTLSAIEKQWLSDAVDAPVLK